TACAGTCGCTCGAGGCAATGGCCAGGAATATAGGTGAGCTTGAGGCGGCGGAGGAGCTTAGAAGGGAGAGGAGGAGGCTATTCAGAAAGCTATATAGGAGATTATTACACCTATACAGGACATTAGCCTCTCATTTGATCAGGATGCTGCATGATCTCGGGGTATCAACGATATACATAGGATATCCATATAACATATCCCAGGATAGTGGTAACAAGTTTAGCGTGAATATCTGGTCATACCACAGGCTAATCCAAACAATCGAGCTCAAGGCACAGGAATATGGTATGAGGGTATTCGAGGTAATAGAGTATGGCACATCAAGCAGATGTGCATACCACGAGGTTGAAGTTAGGAGAGAGCATAGAGGAGTGGTGACATGCCCGCTAGGGCATAAGCTACACAGCGATCTAAACGGAGCACTAAACATAATGAGGATAGCAACAGGAAAAACACCTATGCATATAAAGAAACCACTATCCTACATCGTTCATCATAATGGAGTAGCCCCCACAAAGGGGGGTAACACCCGAGACCCCAGCAAAACCCCGCCCCTCAGGGCGGGGAAGGGGTCATAGGGTCTAATGCATCTGCATATCTAATCCTAGCGGCTAACTCGTGGATGCAGATCCCCTGGGGTACTGGGTCGCTGGTGAGCAAGATCCTTCCTTGGACCCCGGTTCTAGGGCCTGAGATCGTAAATGCAACCGCAGCACAGAATGCACTGGGACTCCTATCCCAGTCCGGTCCCAGCATACTATCTGATCCAGAGGCTCTGAGGAGTGTGGGATATATCCTCTACGATCCCGGGGCTGCCTTTCAAAACCCGGATCTGTTGCCAACATTTCTCCACACGGTATTGGCAACTATAGTTATAGCCTCTTTTGAGACTGCAGCTGTCTACTCATATATGTATCTCAGGACTAAGAGCAATGCTAGATCCTTTTACAAAAGGATAGCTAGGATAGCCTTTGGCTTTGGAGGAGTAGCATCGATCCTCCAGCCCCTTGCCGGGGATCTAATGGGGAGGGTTGTCTATGAATATCAATATGTGAAGTTCCTCATGGCAGAGGGCTTCCCACCGGAGGGAGGCGTCAACCCGATCCTAGGGATCATCCTCCACGGCGATCCTAACTACTACTTCAAAGGACTCGACTACCTAGCCTCCCTAGCCAGCAATAGCCTCTACCCCAACGCTGCGATGCTAACGATAGAAACAGCTAGAGAGATCGGACCTTTGATACATATGCTCTACTACACAATGGTGGTATCAGGCGTTATACTCTTCATCATGGGGATAGCATATTTCGGCCTATATATAGATGCTATAGATAGGCTTGTTAGAAAGATCCTGAGAACAGATACTGAGACCCTTATAATCTACTCATCATTCGCAGCCCCAGTACTAGCCCTTGCAGCAGCATCAGCGGGGTGGGCTGTTAGGGAGATAGGTAGGAGGCCCTGGACCATATATGGGCTTGTGAGGAAAGACCAGGTTATAACCCCTGTCCCGATATCCTTTGAGTTCAGCCTATTGGTGATAGCTATAATCCTCCTAATCTTCATTGGAGGTCTCATAGCGCTCTACTACCTCACTATAAGGCCTCTGAGAGAGCTTGAGAAGGAGATCGTGGTGATAAGGGCATGAGCCAGTATATAGATATAAGCCCGGTAGCCTGGATGTCATTCATCTTAGCAGGTATGACCGTCCTTATCCACGTAACCCTTGTGAACATAGTGCTCGGCCTCTCGATATTGGTTCCAATGCTCGAGTATATCTCCTATAGAAGAGGGGATCCAATGCTTCTCGAGGTAGCAAGGAGATCATTTAGATTCCTCGCAGTCTCAGACCTAGTCGCAGGTGTGTGGGGGACATGGCTCACAATAGTTCTTGCAGGTCTCTGGCCATCCCTCACCTATATAGCTATGACGGAGCTTTTCACGGCTATATCGATAGCCCTCGTGGGGATATTGGTTTCGATCCCGTCAATAGTGATCTACTGGTATAGCTGGGACAGGGTATCCCCGAGAACACATATCATGATAGGGGTTATCATGGGTGTATCAGCATTAGCGGTGCCGGCAGGCTTCAGAGCGATCTTCGCATATATAGATAACCCAGATGCTATGCCCAGAGAAGCTTGGGGCTTTATTAAACACCCACTCTACATACCCCTTTTAATCCACACATGGCTAGGAGCCCTTACAATGGCCTCTTTACTAACAGCATCTATATATGCTATTAAAAGCTGGAGATCCCGTGATGCATATGAGGCAGATATATATTTAAAGGGATATAGATTCTACATAGCAGTAGGCCTACCGATCCTGGTTATCCAAAGTCTAACAGGTCTATGGCTATACTTAGCTTTAGGGGAGCACTCGCCCTACCTCTTCAAAGCTATAAATGGCTTTCAAGGTGTATATATGAGCTTCCTACCCCTATTCATAGCATTTCTAGCTACGATAGCTGCAATATGGATTGGATCTATATCTCTATTCATATCCTCTAGAAAAGGGGGCAGAAGCTATCTAGCAGCCTATACACTAGCCCTCTCAAGCGCCCTTGGAGTCCCCCTGGGAGAGGCTCTCCATGATGCACCGAGAATACCCTATATGGTTCTCACAGGAGATAGAGGGATCCACGTTAATACTCTAGCCAATAGCTTAATACCATTAACATGGGATCTAGCATATATAGCTGTGGGAGTATCGGCATCCATAATGGCTATATTCTTCGCATTACTATACACAATATATATTAAAAAGATCTAGAGAGACATATTAGGCTGGTATTAAATCACAACAATCCACCTATGAGG
This is a stretch of genomic DNA from Sulfolobales archaeon. It encodes these proteins:
- a CDS encoding cytochrome ubiquinol oxidase subunit I yields the protein MQIPWGTGSLVSKILPWTPVLGPEIVNATAAQNALGLLSQSGPSILSDPEALRSVGYILYDPGAAFQNPDLLPTFLHTVLATIVIASFETAAVYSYMYLRTKSNARSFYKRIARIAFGFGGVASILQPLAGDLMGRVVYEYQYVKFLMAEGFPPEGGVNPILGIILHGDPNYYFKGLDYLASLASNSLYPNAAMLTIETAREIGPLIHMLYYTMVVSGVILFIMGIAYFGLYIDAIDRLVRKILRTDTETLIIYSSFAAPVLALAAASAGWAVREIGRRPWTIYGLVRKDQVITPVPISFEFSLLVIAIILLIFIGGLIALYYLTIRPLRELEKEIVVIRA
- a CDS encoding cytochrome ubiquinol oxidase subunit I, which translates into the protein MSQYIDISPVAWMSFILAGMTVLIHVTLVNIVLGLSILVPMLEYISYRRGDPMLLEVARRSFRFLAVSDLVAGVWGTWLTIVLAGLWPSLTYIAMTELFTAISIALVGILVSIPSIVIYWYSWDRVSPRTHIMIGVIMGVSALAVPAGFRAIFAYIDNPDAMPREAWGFIKHPLYIPLLIHTWLGALTMASLLTASIYAIKSWRSRDAYEADIYLKGYRFYIAVGLPILVIQSLTGLWLYLALGEHSPYLFKAINGFQGVYMSFLPLFIAFLATIAAIWIGSISLFISSRKGGRSYLAAYTLALSSALGVPLGEALHDAPRIPYMVLTGDRGIHVNTLANSLIPLTWDLAYIAVGVSASIMAIFFALLYTIYIKKI